A single genomic interval of Halobacillus halophilus DSM 2266 harbors:
- the brxC gene encoding BREX system P-loop protein BrxC, translating to MKMTINYLEFHEEGKMMQIKDLFEKDIFRPINNVVQAEQVEEDVVETELDEYVLTEESEHYLERFYKNYLAVYNQPSTKVGVWISGFFGSGKSHFLKILSYLLHNQTIAGKTPADYFENKSENQELLNMMQQVSEKKSDALLFNIDSRSTSSSKDSEKERIIEVFLRVFNNHLGYSDTLWVAEMERQLDSDGKYEEFKQTIFDQNGKSWEELRLKILLRKRKVIKALETVGYDQDTAETFFDMSREWFSIDAQRVAELVADYCKSQGPDYRIVFLADEIGQYIGNNTSLMLNLQTITEKLGDLCHGQAWIIVTSQEKLESTVSDLDSTKDFSKIQGRFETKINLSSANTDEVIKKRLLEKEPVGADTLNTIHDQEGKLIHNRLAFDTNNTQLRSGYRNIEEFVSFYPFVPYQIELLQLVFTKIRNLGEGGQHTSRGERSLLKAFQEAAQLNAEENVDNMVTMAEFYPSIRDYLESSITGTIARAQDRARNQEGLEEYDVKVLEVLYLIKGIDEIKSTPSNIATLMIETVYDERQPLEYKIKESLNRLQTIMFIEQHADGSYSFLSDEEQEINREIRVEDYNGSAVKERLGNLFFNAMYLHPKYEYKYNGQTKHFNFNKRFDSYVKGQMNHELTIQVFSEGMTDSEAISKANSGYLIVLLNKDLVAEAERALAYIQQVDSYVRRKQTSTTSQQQKRIYELKLGEVDEFAEKAEELLAKACDNASFYIQGQRRDFSGKFENKIDQAMNMLVRSTFEKLDYIEKPISFKDNKKEWEQVVKDLGQQSLFSDTNKNAMDEMKYFIEELERFHDQRTLKQVVQKYKTIPYGWEEKDTIGILMGLMNAGKVRFMYAGEPFTPKSNQFYDRLEKLSERDRIVVLPIVEMDNKLKQELIALVRDFFSITQPYDTYDSYDELIREKVEEEFVRPIEKVRERRRQQDTTSEYPYPGESDIRTVVNGTQKLLANRDPEQFCRTFIQYEDDIEEWYDILEKLQGFYEGNPIVKFDEAVKALVEHEQDIEVIHNDELGEIVRRMKQILLQEEPTKDISQLPKLVDNLKNLIQDETNNQKQAVLVQSNKSMNELETLNDQYSEYETITEYIQLRTNKASQLYEKIKESERISSARINQQQLRELIDCTKVKTRQMLKELREESDAVKREPKVITERELYDSFFNQVDSIDSEEDLERAIESLKRNLIRELQTYYFVKS from the coding sequence ATGAAGATGACTATCAACTATCTCGAATTTCATGAGGAGGGGAAAATGATGCAGATTAAAGATCTATTTGAAAAAGATATATTTCGTCCAATTAATAACGTCGTTCAGGCTGAACAAGTAGAAGAGGACGTAGTGGAAACGGAATTGGATGAATACGTCCTGACCGAAGAAAGTGAGCATTATCTTGAGAGATTTTATAAGAATTATTTAGCTGTCTATAATCAACCCTCAACAAAAGTGGGTGTATGGATTTCGGGTTTCTTTGGGTCTGGTAAATCACACTTCTTAAAGATCCTATCTTATTTATTACATAATCAGACAATTGCAGGTAAAACACCTGCTGATTATTTTGAAAACAAGTCCGAAAACCAGGAGCTTCTGAACATGATGCAACAAGTATCCGAGAAAAAATCGGATGCATTATTATTCAATATCGATTCACGTTCTACATCTTCTTCTAAGGATTCGGAAAAAGAGCGTATTATCGAAGTGTTTCTGAGAGTGTTTAATAATCATTTAGGATATTCAGATACCTTATGGGTTGCTGAGATGGAACGCCAACTAGATAGTGATGGGAAATACGAAGAATTCAAACAAACAATCTTTGATCAAAACGGTAAGTCTTGGGAAGAACTCCGTTTGAAAATTTTATTACGTAAAAGAAAAGTTATAAAAGCTCTTGAAACAGTAGGTTATGACCAAGATACGGCGGAAACATTCTTTGATATGAGCAGAGAATGGTTTTCTATTGATGCTCAACGAGTTGCAGAACTCGTTGCTGATTATTGTAAAAGTCAGGGACCAGATTATCGTATCGTTTTCCTTGCCGATGAAATTGGGCAGTATATTGGCAACAACACAAGCTTAATGCTCAATCTACAAACAATTACAGAAAAACTAGGGGATTTATGCCATGGTCAGGCATGGATAATCGTCACATCACAGGAAAAACTTGAGTCAACCGTATCGGATTTAGACAGTACGAAAGACTTTTCTAAAATCCAAGGACGTTTTGAGACAAAAATTAACTTATCCAGTGCGAATACAGATGAAGTAATTAAAAAACGTCTTTTGGAGAAAGAACCAGTTGGTGCTGATACACTAAATACTATTCATGACCAAGAAGGAAAACTGATTCATAACCGTTTGGCTTTTGATACGAATAACACTCAATTGCGTTCCGGTTACCGTAATATCGAAGAATTCGTTTCCTTTTACCCATTTGTTCCTTATCAAATTGAGTTACTGCAGTTAGTCTTCACCAAAATCCGTAATCTGGGAGAAGGTGGGCAGCACACCTCTCGAGGTGAACGTTCCTTACTTAAAGCTTTCCAGGAAGCTGCCCAATTAAATGCTGAAGAAAATGTAGATAATATGGTTACTATGGCAGAATTTTATCCTTCTATTCGTGATTACCTTGAATCATCGATTACGGGTACAATCGCAAGAGCGCAAGATCGTGCCCGTAACCAGGAAGGGTTAGAAGAGTACGACGTAAAAGTTTTGGAAGTTCTCTATCTAATCAAAGGAATCGATGAAATCAAATCTACACCAAGCAACATTGCAACACTCATGATTGAAACGGTTTACGATGAACGCCAACCGCTGGAATACAAAATAAAAGAATCGTTGAATCGGCTTCAGACTATAATGTTCATTGAGCAGCACGCAGATGGTTCCTATTCATTCTTATCAGACGAAGAACAAGAAATTAATCGTGAAATACGCGTAGAAGACTACAACGGTTCTGCTGTGAAAGAACGATTAGGCAATCTCTTTTTTAATGCCATGTACCTTCACCCGAAATATGAATATAAGTATAATGGCCAGACAAAACATTTTAATTTTAATAAGCGGTTTGACAGTTATGTGAAAGGACAGATGAACCACGAATTGACCATACAAGTTTTTTCTGAGGGAATGACAGATTCAGAAGCGATTTCTAAGGCAAATTCTGGGTATTTAATCGTTCTCCTGAACAAAGATCTAGTTGCAGAAGCAGAGAGGGCTCTTGCATATATTCAACAGGTAGATAGTTATGTACGACGCAAGCAAACTAGTACAACTTCACAGCAGCAAAAGCGGATTTATGAATTAAAACTTGGAGAAGTGGATGAATTCGCAGAAAAAGCTGAAGAACTGTTGGCCAAAGCATGTGACAATGCCAGCTTTTACATTCAAGGTCAACGTCGTGATTTCAGTGGCAAGTTTGAAAACAAAATCGATCAGGCTATGAATATGTTGGTTCGTAGTACATTTGAGAAATTAGATTATATTGAAAAGCCTATATCCTTTAAGGACAACAAGAAAGAATGGGAGCAAGTCGTAAAGGATTTGGGACAACAAAGTTTGTTTAGCGACACAAATAAGAATGCAATGGATGAGATGAAGTATTTTATAGAAGAACTTGAACGTTTTCATGATCAAAGAACACTAAAACAAGTCGTGCAAAAATATAAGACGATTCCTTATGGTTGGGAAGAAAAAGATACGATCGGTATTTTAATGGGGTTAATGAATGCAGGGAAAGTACGGTTTATGTATGCGGGAGAACCTTTTACACCTAAATCAAACCAATTTTATGATCGATTAGAAAAATTGTCTGAACGCGATCGCATAGTTGTTCTTCCAATTGTAGAAATGGATAATAAGCTGAAACAAGAACTGATTGCACTTGTACGAGATTTCTTTTCGATTACTCAACCGTACGATACGTATGATTCTTATGACGAGTTAATAAGAGAAAAAGTAGAAGAAGAATTTGTTCGTCCTATTGAAAAGGTACGTGAAAGAAGACGCCAACAGGATACCACAAGTGAATATCCGTATCCTGGCGAAAGTGATATAAGAACTGTAGTCAATGGAACACAAAAATTACTGGCTAACCGAGATCCAGAGCAATTTTGTCGCACGTTCATACAGTACGAAGATGATATTGAAGAGTGGTATGACATTTTAGAGAAGCTTCAAGGCTTTTATGAAGGAAATCCTATCGTCAAGTTTGATGAAGCGGTTAAAGCTTTAGTTGAACATGAACAGGACATAGAAGTCATTCATAATGATGAGCTAGGTGAAATCGTACGACGGATGAAACAAATTTTGTTACAGGAAGAACCAACCAAAGATATCAGTCAGTTACCAAAGTTAGTGGATAACCTGAAGAACCTTATCCAAGATGAAACCAATAATCAAAAACAGGCAGTACTTGTACAATCTAATAAATCTATGAATGAACTAGAGACCCTAAATGATCAATATTCAGAATATGAAACTATAACAGAATACATCCAATTAAGAACGAACAAAGCTAGTCAGCTTTATGAAAAGATAAAGGAAAGTGAACGTATTTCCAGTGCGCGTATCAATCAACAACAATTAAGAGAGCTGATTGATTGTACAAAAGTCAAAACACGGCAGATGCTTAAAGAATTAAGAGAGGAATCAGATGCTGTTAAGAGAGAACCAAAGGTTATTACCGAGCGAGAATTATATGATTCTTTCTTTAACCAAGTTGATAGTATTGATTCTGAAGAAGACTTGGAGCGGGCAATTGAGTCATTAAAAAGAAATTTAATAAGAGAATTACAAACATACTATTTTGTTAAATCATAA